Genomic segment of Methanobacteriaceae archaeon:
ACCAAACGCTCAGTCTATAAAAAAGCCTACCTAAATGTACTTTTACTAGGAATAATAATATCCTACGGCCAAAACGAAATCCAAGAAATCTACGCCTTGGAAAACTTCACATAAAACAGACACCCTATTAGTTCAAATATGGGAGAAAAAGTATAGGGTTATTTTTATATCAAGATTAATTCACTTATTAAGATTAATTCACTCAACACCCCTCTACACAAGACATTTTTTTTAGAAAAATGACTTTTTAGATAATTTTTCAGATAATATCTAGGTATTTCATTTCTTTTTATAATGTTTATTTCTTTTGATGTATGCATTCTCCGGATATGACTTTTCTAAGGCTTCCGTCGTTCATTTCCAGGATGAGAACTCCTTCTTTGTTTATGCCAACTGCTTCTCCCCTTACCACACGTCCGCCCTTTTTATGCACCTCTACATAAGAACCAATGGTCTTGGAGAGCCTGCGCCATTGGGACAGAATCTCAGGAAAACCCCCGGCTTTGAAATCATTGTAAAGGTTTTCGAATTTTAAAAGGAATCTTTCCACTAATTCCACTCCAGATATCTCCTTTTCCAGTTCTCTTTTTAGGGATGTGGCACCTTCTCTGAGTCCTGGTGGGAAGTTATCCACATCCACGTTGAGATCAATACCAATACCCACCACTACATAATCCAGTTTCTGTGAACTGGCACTACCTTCAGTTAATATTCCACAAACTTTTTTATCTCCAATGAGTATGTCATTGGGCCATTTAATACCAACATCCAGTTTGCACTCCTGATCCAGTGTCTCAGCCACTGCTACTCCAGTTACCAGAGTGAGCTGTGGTGCTTGGGAGGGTGGAATATCTGGCCGGAGAATTATGCTCATCCAAACCCCACCTGCGGGTGATAACCATTTTTTACCCCTCCTACCTTTGCCACTGCTCTGACTTTCAGCTATTACAATGGTTCCTTCAGGGGAACCTTTCATGGCCAGTTTTTTGGCCACCTCATTGGTGGAATCCACCTCATGGTAATGATGAATTTCACGTCCCATATAACTGGTTTCCAGACCTTTTTGAATTTCGTAAGGTAGGAGCGTGTTAGGAGCTTTTAAAAGACGATACCCATTCTCAGAAACCTCAATTTCATAACCCTCATCCTGAAGGGTTTGAATTTCTCTTGTCAGCTTTTTCGCAGGTATTCCGGTCTCTGATACTAAATCATCCTCGGAAACAAATTTATCTTTATTCTGATGGAGTTTTTTCAATATCTCTTCTTTATACATAAAACCACCTGAAAATCTTTCATCTGTTAAAAACCCCTTTATAAAGCATTAGCAGTTATCATATTCATTTGAATTTCTTATCCTTGAGCATCTCGTCCATTTCTGATCGAAGCTCTTTTTTTATTTTAGACTAAATTTATAGACTAAATTTATTTATGAATCTCTATGATTAACCTCATTACTTCTTATTTTTATTCATGGCATGAGCCATATGGCTTGAAACTGCTGCTGAAACTGCTGCCACTCTTTTCGAAGGTAAAAATGTGGATTTTAGTCTGGACACTCTATTTTTATCTTCTTGGACGATTTTTTCCATTTTCTCCCTTATTTCCTGTTTATTTTCATCCACAAAATGGGTGTGTAATTTGGCTTCATTGAACTTGGAGCTTAACATCATGGCTTTATGGAAGGGTATGGTTGTTTGCACCCCTAGAATAATGTATTCTGATAGGGCCCTTTTCATCCGGCTGATGGCTTCATTTCTGTTTCTTCCCCAGACAATGAGCTTGGAAATCATGGAATCATAAAAGGGTGGTATGGTGTAGTTCATATAAACCCCACTATCCACCCGCACTCCAGGACCTCCCGGAGAACGGTAACCGGTTATTTTACCAGGGTTCGGTGCAAAATCAGCCAATGGGTTTTCAGCATTTATACGGCACTCAATGGCATGTCCCCGTACCTGGATCTCTTCCTGGGTGCAGCATAACTTTCTACCTGATGCTATTTTAAGCTGTTCTTTAACCAGATCTACTCCAGTCACCACTTCTGTGATAGGGTGTTCCACCTGAATCCTGGTATTCATTTCCAGGAAATAAAAGTCCCCATTTGAATAGAGGAATTCCACAGTACCTGCATTGGTGTAACCAATTGATGAGGCTGCTTTAACTGCGGCCTGCCCCATCCTTTCCCGGAGTTCCTCGGTCATGATGGGGGATGGTGATTCTTCAATTAGTTTCTGGTGTCTGCGCTGGATACTGCACTCCCGGTCTGCCACGTGGATGGTGTTACCATGTTCATCAGCCAGGATCTGGAATTCAATGTGACGGGGTTCTTCTATGTATTTTTCAATAAATACAGTGGAGTCTCCAAAGGCAGATGCCGCCACAGATTGGGTGGATTCCAGGGCACGGAGGAGTTCATCTTCCTCGTAAACAGTCCGCATACCAATTCCACCCCCTCCGGCTGATGCTTTGATAATTACAGGATAGCCAATGTCTTCTGCAATTTTAAGGGCTTCCTCAGGGTCAGATACTCCCTTACTGTTACCAGGGATAACTGGTACTCCTGCTTTTTCCATGAGTTTACGGGATTCTATTTTACTTCCCATGGATTCAATAACAGAACCTGGTGGTCCTATGAGTTTTATACCAATTTTTTCACATTCATCCCCTAGCTGTGAGTTTTCGGCAAGAAAACCGTAACCAGGGTGCAGTGCATCAGCCCCTGATTTTTCGGCAACATCTAGAATGTGGGGAATGTTCAGGTAACTATCGGATGGGGAGGGCCCCCCTATATTATAAGCCTCGTCAGCGTATTTGGCGAAGAGTGAATTTTTGTCTGCGTCTGAGTAAACTGCAACACTCTTTACATCCAGTTCTCGACAGGCGCGCATCACCCGGATGGCTATTTCCCCACGGTTGGCAACCAGAACCTTTTCAAACATGATATCATCCTTTTAATCTCATTTTGGGATATTATGGCTTTAAACACAGTTTATGGCTTAAATAATTTCTATAATTATTTTATTTTACTATTATTGTTAATTCCATTTTTGGGACAACTTCCCATATATATATCAGGATACTTTTTTCATAATCTGGTAAACATAATCTGGATAAATATATCTATTATCTGTATCTCCTTAAAGATTTTATGCTAACATATTATTAAGAAAGGATAAACTAAAAATATATTAGTATTTGCTCATGATTCATCATTTAATCTCAGATTCACCATGAAACTGAAACAAAGACACCTTGAAATGGCTTTGCAAGCCATACCCCCTCATCCAGATCCAGATCCAGACTTGGAACAGTACCATACTCCTGCCCTTATAGCGGCTGATGTGGTATGGAATGCCACAAGTCTGGGTGATATTCGTGGGATGAAGGTAGCTGACCTTGGTTGTGGGACGGGGGTTCTGGCCCTGGGGGCAGCCCTTATGGGAGCTTGTGAAGTGGTGGGTGTTGATGTGGATGGGGCTGCACTTCAGGTTGCACAAAAAGAAGCAGAACGATTGAAAGTTCAGGATAAATGCAGATTCATCCATGTGGATATTGAGGATTTTCACCAAGAAGCAGACACCGTGATCCAGAACCCACCTTTTGGAGCCCAGAAAGCCAACTGGAAAAAGGGTGACCGTAAATTCCTGGAAAAAGCCCTTGAAATATCACCGGTGGTTTATTCATTTCACCTGGCCAAAACAGAGGAATTTTTAAAGCAGATGGTGAATGCCATGGGTGGGGTAATCACCCATAGGTTTTACTATGAATTTCCACTGCCACGAATTTATAAATTTCATCGGGATGAGAAGAGGGATGTGGAAGTGGTTGTTTTGAGGGTTGAAAAATTTTTGATGTAAAAGTTCACATTTTAAGAATCTTAGTATAGTTCTTAAGTCTTCTAAAGGATATTTTTAACAAATTTGCTCTGTTAAAAACTTTCTTGACAATATTTATATAAGGTTTAAAAACAAAAATTTAAAGATGCGAGTTAATAAAGATATCACGATTTTCATACCATCTTCTTTTATTCAAGAAACAAAAGATTTAAAACTAAAGACATACAAAGTAGGGTTGATTGGCAGATCAGCTGCTCTGTTTCGGGTGAGGAAAATCGTTGTTTACAGCGATACTGAAGACCCCGAAGACCGGAAAGGGGCAAAGTTTATTAGTGATATCCTCACTTATATGAATACCCCACAATACCTTAGAAAAAAGGTATTTCCTATAACCAGGGAGTTAAGGAATGTTGGAATACTACCACCGCTCCGCACTCCCCATCACCCCACTGGAGAACTCCATCAAGGTGATTATAGACAGGGACTTACATTGAAAAGGACCAAAAAGGGCACCATAGTTGATATAGGTGCTGACACAGAAGCGCTATGCAAGGAAAAACTCAGCGTGAACCGTGTCTTAAGCTTTAAGGTAGATAAGTTAGGAAAGGAAATAATAGTCACTCCTGATGAACCTGATGTTTATTGGGGGTATGAAGTACTGTCTACTTATAAGAATTTAGATGATAGCATAGAATTGTTAAAACCACGACCCGACCTGGTCATTGGAACAACACGCTATGCTGAACCCATCACTTCTGTTTTAAACGAAGTAAAAGAGGGGTTAAGGGGCTCCAAACACATAACTATTTTGTTTGGTGGTCCATATTCGGGCTTACACGAATTAATGGGCAACCCTGGGGACGTATTGGACCTGGAGGTTAACACCATCCCTAATCAGGGAACTAAGACTGTAAGGACTGAAGAGGCAGTTTTAGCTACTTTATCAGTATTTAATATGCTAATGGATTAGTTAGCGATTAATCCCCCAGTCATGGGTTAATCGAAGAATAACGGGACCATAGTGGCTATTTAGTGTGCTAATTGGCAAATTAAATTTTGATATGGATAATGCAGGGTTCAAATAGATTATCTTGCATTATAGCTAGTGATAAGCATTGATTATAACTGAACTGGTTTGCAATGCGCGTTTGGGAGTTACTTTAAGACTCTCTAGAGTAATTTATGTTCACATATTTGGAAAAGTGGAAAATTTTAGATTAAGGAGGAAATATTAGATGGCTAGACATCATCAACCTAGAAAAGGATCAGTTGCATTTAGTCCTAGAAAAAGAGCAGCCAGGGAATCACCCCGAATCAGCTCCTGGCCCGAAAGCGAAGAGCCGTGTCTATTGGGGTTCCCCGGTTACAAGGTGGGAATGACCCACATCACCCAGACCGATAACACTAAAAACTCACCCACTGAGGGAATGGAAATATCCACCCCGGTGACAGTATTGGAAACCCCACCAGTAGTGGTATTCGGTATCAGAGCTTACCAGAAGACAACACGAGGAATTAAGGCCATGACCGATGTCCTGGCACAGGAAATGGATGAAGACCTCTCCAGGAAAATCACCCTACCCTCTGACTACGATACTGAAGCCCAACTGAATTCATTGAAAGAAAACATAGACCAAGTAGCAGAAATCCGTGCACTGATACACACCAAACCCAGACTGGCCAGCGTACCCAAGAAAAAGCCAGAAATAATGGAATGCGGTGTGGGAGGCGCCAGTGTAGAGGAAAAACTGGAATATGTTACCAGTGTACTGGGAACTGAAATCAACCCCGCAGATGTATTCAATGAGGGTGAACACACTGATGCCGTGGCAGTAACCAAAGGTAAAGGATTCCAGGGTGTGGTGAAAAGATGGGGGGTTAGAATCCAGTACGGAAAAGCTGCCCGAAGTAGCAAAGCACGTGTAGTAGGTTCTATAGGGCCCTGGACTCCGGCCAGAACCATGTGGACTGTACCCATGGCTGGTCAGATGGGATACCACCAGCGCACTGAATACAACAAAAAAATCCTCAAGATAGGGGAAGCCGAGCAGGTTGATGAAATCAATCCTGATGGTGGATTTGTAAAGTACGGACTTGTTCGAAACAACTATTTACTTCTTAAAGGATCATTACCCGGACCATCAAAAAGACTGGTCATGCTTAGAAAAGCAATCAGACCACATGGAAAACACGATGATGCTCCGCAAATATCATATATCAGCACAGCTTCCAAGCAGGGAGCCTAATTATTAAAGAGTGATGGGAATGAAGAAGATCAATGTTTACTCATTAGAAGGTAAAGTTACTGGCGAGATGGAGCTTCCAGAAATTTTCTCTGAAGATTTCCGACCGGACCTCATAAAAAGGGCGGTGCTCTCTGCACAAAGCGCCCGCATCCAGCCCTGGGGAACAGATCCCATGGCAGGGAAACGAACCACTGCCGAATCATTCGGTGCAGGTCGAGGAGCAGCCATGGTACCACGTGTTAAGGGTTCAAGACACCCTGCAGGATCCAAGGCAGCTTTCGTACCCCAGGCAGCCGGTGGAAGAAGAGCACATCCCCCCAGAACCAGCAGAATCATCCACGAAAAGATCAACAAGAAAGAAAGAAAACTGGCCATACGCTCTGCTCTGGCTGCAACCACCAACCCGGAACTGGTTGAGGCAAGGGGACACATAATTGAAAACATCCCCCAAATACCATTCGTGGTGGATGATGAACTGTGCAGTGTCAAAAAAACCAGCCAGACTAGGGAAATATTCAAAAAACTGGGAATAATGGATGATGTGGTTCGAGCAAAAAACGGTCGAAAAATCAGGGCAGGTAGAGGTAAAACCAGGGGAAGGAAATACCGAACACCCAAGGGACCATTACTGGTTGTAGGAGAGGACAAAGGAATCAGCTTGGGAGCTAGAAATCACCCTGGAGTAGATATAGTAGTTGTGGATAACCTCAACGCAGAACTCCTGGCACCAGGAACACACCCTGGCCGACTTACTATTTACACTAAATCCGCCATAGAAAAACTGGGAGAACTATTCCAGAAATAGGCAGGTGTCATGAATGGATCCTTACAGTATAATAATTAAACCACAGTTAACTGAGAAGAGTATGAATGCCATTGACTACAAAAACGAGTTAACCTTTGTGGTGAGGAGAACCGCCCGGAAGCCCCAGATTAAA
This window contains:
- a CDS encoding RNA-binding protein, coding for MRVNKDITIFIPSSFIQETKDLKLKTYKVGLIGRSAALFRVRKIVVYSDTEDPEDRKGAKFISDILTYMNTPQYLRKKVFPITRELRNVGILPPLRTPHHPTGELHQGDYRQGLTLKRTKKGTIVDIGADTEALCKEKLSVNRVLSFKVDKLGKEIIVTPDEPDVYWGYEVLSTYKNLDDSIELLKPRPDLVIGTTRYAEPITSVLNEVKEGLRGSKHITILFGGPYSGLHELMGNPGDVLDLEVNTIPNQGTKTVRTEEAVLATLSVFNMLMD
- a CDS encoding methyltransferase — its product is MKLKQRHLEMALQAIPPHPDPDPDLEQYHTPALIAADVVWNATSLGDIRGMKVADLGCGTGVLALGAALMGACEVVGVDVDGAALQVAQKEAERLKVQDKCRFIHVDIEDFHQEADTVIQNPPFGAQKANWKKGDRKFLEKALEISPVVYSFHLAKTEEFLKQMVNAMGGVITHRFYYEFPLPRIYKFHRDEKRDVEVVVLRVEKFLM
- the rpl3p gene encoding 50S ribosomal protein L3 translates to MARHHQPRKGSVAFSPRKRAARESPRISSWPESEEPCLLGFPGYKVGMTHITQTDNTKNSPTEGMEISTPVTVLETPPVVVFGIRAYQKTTRGIKAMTDVLAQEMDEDLSRKITLPSDYDTEAQLNSLKENIDQVAEIRALIHTKPRLASVPKKKPEIMECGVGGASVEEKLEYVTSVLGTEINPADVFNEGEHTDAVAVTKGKGFQGVVKRWGVRIQYGKAARSSKARVVGSIGPWTPARTMWTVPMAGQMGYHQRTEYNKKILKIGEAEQVDEINPDGGFVKYGLVRNNYLLLKGSLPGPSKRLVMLRKAIRPHGKHDDAPQISYISTASKQGA
- a CDS encoding biotin--[acetyl-CoA-carboxylase] ligase, whose product is MYKEEILKKLHQNKDKFVSEDDLVSETGIPAKKLTREIQTLQDEGYEIEVSENGYRLLKAPNTLLPYEIQKGLETSYMGREIHHYHEVDSTNEVAKKLAMKGSPEGTIVIAESQSSGKGRRGKKWLSPAGGVWMSIILRPDIPPSQAPQLTLVTGVAVAETLDQECKLDVGIKWPNDILIGDKKVCGILTEGSASSQKLDYVVVGIGIDLNVDVDNFPPGLREGATSLKRELEKEISGVELVERFLLKFENLYNDFKAGGFPEILSQWRRLSKTIGSYVEVHKKGGRVVRGEAVGINKEGVLILEMNDGSLRKVISGECIHQKK
- a CDS encoding acetyl-CoA carboxylase biotin carboxylase subunit, translating into MFEKVLVANRGEIAIRVMRACRELDVKSVAVYSDADKNSLFAKYADEAYNIGGPSPSDSYLNIPHILDVAEKSGADALHPGYGFLAENSQLGDECEKIGIKLIGPPGSVIESMGSKIESRKLMEKAGVPVIPGNSKGVSDPEEALKIAEDIGYPVIIKASAGGGGIGMRTVYEEDELLRALESTQSVAASAFGDSTVFIEKYIEEPRHIEFQILADEHGNTIHVADRECSIQRRHQKLIEESPSPIMTEELRERMGQAAVKAASSIGYTNAGTVEFLYSNGDFYFLEMNTRIQVEHPITEVVTGVDLVKEQLKIASGRKLCCTQEEIQVRGHAIECRINAENPLADFAPNPGKITGYRSPGGPGVRVDSGVYMNYTIPPFYDSMISKLIVWGRNRNEAISRMKRALSEYIILGVQTTIPFHKAMMLSSKFNEAKLHTHFVDENKQEIREKMEKIVQEDKNRVSRLKSTFLPSKRVAAVSAAVSSHMAHAMNKNKK
- a CDS encoding 50S ribosomal protein L4; translated protein: MKKINVYSLEGKVTGEMELPEIFSEDFRPDLIKRAVLSAQSARIQPWGTDPMAGKRTTAESFGAGRGAAMVPRVKGSRHPAGSKAAFVPQAAGGRRAHPPRTSRIIHEKINKKERKLAIRSALAATTNPELVEARGHIIENIPQIPFVVDDELCSVKKTSQTREIFKKLGIMDDVVRAKNGRKIRAGRGKTRGRKYRTPKGPLLVVGEDKGISLGARNHPGVDIVVVDNLNAELLAPGTHPGRLTIYTKSAIEKLGELFQK